The Halotia branconii CENA392 region ATAATTATTCAAAATAATCACACCTACGAGACTGGCGCATCAGGCATTATCGTTTTACCTGAAACTTACTATGGTGGTGGAGAACTTGAAGTTAGCAATAAAAATATAAAGATACTCAATAACACTATTGAACGTGCTAACTGGAGATGGTTGGGTAACGGTTATAGCGATGGCACACAAGAAGCATTAACTATCTGGGGAGTCGATGGTTTTGAGGTGGCGAATAACACTCTCACTGATGGAAATCGTGAAGGTATGGATATCAAAGTTGGTTCTCGCAATGGTTCTATCCACGATAATACAGTAACTCGTCAAGCGCTAATTTCTGGTACACCGACTAGAGGTTACAATGGTGGTCCTGCTATATATGTTGATGGAAATCGAGCTGATGTTTTTAACTTGAGCATCTACAATAATTCAGTCTTTGGTAATATTGCTGATGCAATTGTGATTGCAGATGAAGTCCCAAGTCTAGGGGATGTATTTAACATCCAAATCTATAACAATGTTATTTATGGCAATGGACAATTAGGGGTCAATGGCGGCACTGGTATTGTTGTGAGTGGGAATGTACACAATGTTGAAATTGTTAACAATACTATTGCTAAGAATGTACAAGCTATTGTGATCGATGGTACTTCTTTCTATGGAGGTTATCAATCTCATGACATTCTAGTTCGTAACAATATCTTGGCAAATAATACCTACCGCAACGCTTTTTTTGCAAATGCAAATAATTTGACCTTAGATCACAACTTATTCACAGATAAATTTGTGAATATTTATGAAACTGGAAATGAGATCAAGAACTTAAGCCATTGGAATAATACCAAAGTTGCTTCAATTGGGTTTGTCAATCTCAATAGTAATAATTTTCATTTGACATCTAACTCACCAGCGATTGACATTGGCTCTTTTGAAATTGGTAAGTATGCACAGCTTGATAAGGATGGTAGGCTACGAAATCGAAATAACGGAACTGATGTAGGTGCTTACGTGTATTCTATAAAGACAGTCAAATAGAAATTGAAGCATCTTTGGGAATAGATGACTATTGATCGATACAGAATTATCTATTTTTTAGGTTGAGAAAGCAGTTATTAACCCAAATAAGCTGTTTGCAAAAATACCGCTGACTGCGATCGCTTACGGTAGGTGGATAGACCATCACCACAACTGTAAAAGGAGAACTTGATGAAACTAGATGGAAAAGTGGCGTTGGTAACGGGCAGTAGTCAAGGGATCGGACAAGCGATCGCGATTCGCCTAGCTCAAGATGGAGCTAGTGTAGTAATTAACTACCGCTCTCATCCTGAAGGAGCGCAGGAGACATTAAATCAAGTGCAGGCCGCAGGCGGCAAATGTCACATGGCGCAATCTGATGTCGGAGCAACAATTCAAGCTGATTTAGGGCAAGTTAGTGAAGTTCAACGATTGATTAGTGAAAGTGTTGAACGCTTCGGCCAAGTAGACATTCTTGTGAACAATGCTGGACTGGAAAAACGAGCAGACTTTTGGGACGTGAGTGAAGAAGACTATGACAAGGTAACGGATGTGAATTTGAAAGGTGTGTTCTTCGCTGCTCAAGCTTTTGTGAAGCATCTCAAACAAACAAATCGTCCTGGCAAAATCATTAACATTAGCTCAGTTCACGAAGAACTACCATTTCCCCATTTCACTACATATTGCATCAGCAAAGGCGGCGTTAAGATGATGATGCGAAATTTAGCAGTGGAATTAGGTCCATTAGGAATCACAATTAATAACGTTGCTCCAGGGGCGATCGCCACACCAATTAACAAAGATTTACTCGAAGACAAAGAAAAACTCAACGCTGTGCTAAAAAATATTCCCCTGGGAAGGTTAGGCAAACCAGAGGATGTCTCAAACTTAGTAGCATTCTTAGCTTCATCTGATGCTGATTACATCACAGGTTCCACCTTTTATGTTGACGGTGGCTTGCTATGGAACTATCAGGAACAATAAGCCTGTGAAAACTGACAAGCTGAGAATTAATCAACTTTCGCCCCAGAACTACGAATGGTATCTCGCGTATTTACAGGCTATAGATACCAAAAATTTGGAACTGTATAGCAGCTTCCTTACAGAGGATTGCGTTATGCTCTCCAACAATCATCCTCCCGTTCGAGGCAAAGAGGCGATTATTCCGTTTCTCTCGAATTACTGGACGACATTTGATAGCTTAGAACACGACTTATTGAACATTTACGGCAGCGATTTGTTTTTTGTTTTAGAAGCCTTGAACCATTACAAACGTCAAGATGGAGAAGCTGTAACTTTGCGAGCAGTCGCCTTCACCGATCGCAACGCCGCGGGTTTAGTAACTTCCGTTAGATTTTACACAGATACCACACAACTGTTCTCGTAATCCCCGCGGACTTCCAATTAAAAAAATATCCCATCGCATTTAAGGCAGGGGGAGGAACAGTCGTATTGAGTCTAGAAATTGGGATAATTTATTTTTTGGAGTTCCCTAAAAAAGCCTGTTGATAGTGATTCATTCAAAGAGTGTAAATTAAAAGAACTATGACAGCAGAAGAACAACGCTTGCAAGAAGACCGAGACCGCAAAGCTTACTGGCGACGCTGGGGATCGTACCTGAGCGAGCGGCAATGGGGAACTGTGCGCGAAGACTACAGCCTTGATGGTTCGGCCTGGGATTATTTTCCCCATGACCATGCCCGCTCGCGTGCTTATCGTTGGGGCGAAGATGGCATTGCCGGAATTTGTGACAATCATCAGCGATTGTGTTTTGCGATCGCTCTATGGAACGAACAAGACCCGATCCTCAAAGAGCGGATGTTTGGCTTAACGAGCAACGAAGGTAATCACGGCGAAGATGTTAAGGAGTACTACTTTTTTCTCGACAATACGCCAACTCATGCATACATGAAATTCTTGTATAAATATCCGCAGCAAGCATTTCCTTATACTCAACTAGTTGAAGAAAACCGTCGCCGCAGCAAGCAAGAACCGGAATTTGAATTGATTGACACTGGTGTTTTTGCCGAAGACCGCTACTTTGATGTGTTCGTTGAGTACGCCAAAGCCTCTGCTGAAGATATATTAATTCAAATCACGATCGCCAATCGCGGTTCCCAGACCAAGCCATTGCATCTGCTGCCGTCGCTTTGGTTTCGTAATACTTGGTCGTGGGATGGAAAAAGTAAAAAACCAATACTGAAGGAACTGAAATCGGGAGCAGATTTCAGCATCATTGAAGCGTCCCATACTGACACGAGCAATTATTGGCTTTACTGTCAAAGTGCAACAGAACTTTTGTTTACTGAGAATGAAACGAATTTTCAGCGGTTGTATGGTGTGAAAAATACCTCACCTTACGTTAAAGATGGCTTCCATGAGTATCTAGTCGGCGATCGCCAAGATGCAGTGAATCCGAACCACACGGGCACAAAATTTGCTGCCGACTACAAATTGATGATTCCGCCCGGTACAACGCAAACTGTACGCTTGCGGCTGGCAGATTCGTCTAATATTGCCGATCCGTTTGGCGATGAGTTCGAGAAAATTTTAAGCGTTCGCATCAAAGAAGCCGACGAATTCTATCAGCGGATTACGCCGTTTCAACTATCCGACGACGAACGGATTATCCAGCGGCAGGCGTTTGCCGGGATGCTGTGGAGCAAACAGTTTTATCTGTACGTCATCGAAGATTGGCTCAAAGGCGACCCTGCGACTTTGACTCCCCCCAATTCGCGTCGGAATGTTCGCAACACAGATTGGGCGCATGTACATATTGATGATGTTCTGTCCATGCCCGATACCTGGGAGTATCCTTGGTTTGCCGCTTGGGATTTAGCATTCCATACTATTCCCTTGGCAATGATTGACCCAGATTTTGCCAAACAACAACTGCAACGCCTGACACGGGAATGGTACATGCATCCTAACGGGCAGTTACCCGCCTACGAGTGGGAACTGAGCGATGTCAATCCACCCGTACACGCATGGGCAGCGTGGCAGGTCTATCAAATCGAGCAGAAATTTTACGGACATGCTGACAAACGATTTCTGGAACGAGTATTTCAAAAGCTGCTGCTCAACTTTACTTGGTGGGTTAACCGCAAAGATGCCGAGGGTAAAAATATTTTTCAGGGCGGCTTTTTGGGCATGGACAACATTGGCGTGTTTGACCGTAGTGCCCCCTTACCGACAGGCGGCAATTTAGAACAGGCAGACGGCACAAGCTGGATGGCAATGTTTTGTATAAACATGCTGACAATTGCCCTAGAACTGGCTATGGATGAACCTATCTACGAAGATATTGCCAGTAAATTCTTCGAGCATTTTCTGCGAATTGCCGATGCCATGAATGGAATGGGTAACGATAAACCTGACTTTTCACGGGATGTGGAAAAGGGGAGTTGGTTCGCGTAAAATTTACGCGAACCAATGCCAGAGAATTAACTTGTGATTTTAGATATTGTCGTGGTAGGTGTGTCAATGAGTGCAAATGAAAATCTTAGAGAAGAACCTGTATGAGGAGTGTAACTTTGGAGACAAACGTTTAACCCAAAGGGCAGCATTTATAGGTGAACTTTTATCGGTAAAATATGGTCAGCCTTTATCGAAAATATTTAAAACTGCTAGCGACCTCAAACGTGGTTACGAATTTTTCTCTAATCCAAAAACAAATTTTGAGAAATTGACTCAACCTTACTTTAAACAAACAGCCCAAGAAATAAACGGCGCTCCTGTGGTGCTAGCTGTAGGAGATACAACTTTTTTAGATTATAAAAAAATATTAGACAAAAGAGAAGAATACGGCCCAATAGGTAATGGCGGAAATGGATTAATTTTACATAGCTGTTTAGCTATAGAACCTGATTTTGGGCAGCCATTAGGGTTATTGTGGGAGAAGCTGTGGCATAGAGAGCATAAAGCTTCACAGCCGATTAATGAAAGCCAAGAAGCTAAAAAAGAGCGTCTAAAAAAAGAGCGAAAAGCCAAAAGAAATAAAGAATTTAAAGAGAAAGAATCTTATAGATGGGTTGAGGCTTTCTCAAAGATAGAAAAACAGTTTTCTACTTTAGAAATTCCACTAGGGGGATTATCGTCGAAGATAATTCATGTCTTTGACCGAGAAGGTGATATTGCAGAAGTCTTCGCCCAAATCAGTCAAACTAAAAACGCGGGTGTAATAGTCAGGGCGGCACACAACCGTTGTCTAGAAGGAGAGAATGAGCATTTATGGTCATACGTAACTTCCACTGCTGTCAAGTTTGTAAAAGACGTTGGACTAGCCGAAACTAAAAAGCGTAATGCCAGAACTGCCACCTTAGAAGTCAGATATTGTCCAGTATCAATTAGTTCGCCAACAAGGCTGAAAAATCAAGGCAGTTTTCATGTTTATGCAGTCTATGCCAGAGAAATTAATTGTCCAGAAAATTGTGAACCAGTAGAGTGGATGCTACTAACTACTGAATCAGTTGATTCAGAACAATCAGCAGCACAAATCCTCCGTTGGTATACGTATCGTTGGCGAGTTGAAGAGTATCATAAAATTCTCAAATCGGGGTGTAAGGCTGAAAGCTACCGATTAGCTGGTGAGAGTATGTCAACGATGTTGGGATTTTTAACTGTGATTGCCGCACAGCTATTGCGAATGACGTACTTACACCGTAACTGCCCGCACCTTGATGCTAGTGTGGTGTTAACTCAAGTACAAATGGATGTACTGTTAGCTAGTAGCCCGCCTAAATTCAAAAAAGATATCGAATTTACCGTTGATTGGGCAATCCGCGCTATCGCCCGCCTGGGGGGATACTTAGAACATCGAAAAAACAGTGCCATTGGTATACAGGTTTTATGGAGAGGTTGGTTAGAGTTAGAAACCCTGTGCCAAGGTTGGCTATTACACCAAAATCTTAAATAATTCGCTTCAAACGGTAAACACCTACCTGACTCCATCAGAAAATAATTCGCGTAAATTATCCGCGAACCGTAACGCCCGGTTTGTTATATGCCTCAGTCGCCAAAATCTTCAATTCAAGATGATTTAGCCAAACGTGTAGACGCGGTAGTCAAAATTAAACAGCGCCTTGAGCAAGAAATTCATTCGATACTCGCTTTGGGTAAGGTCGCTCCTGCTTCTTGTTGGATTGTTCGCTATCAAGCTAAGGGGCGGAATGATAATTATTGGTATTACAAACTACAGGCTTCTTCCCCAATCTTTCCCACAAAGACCGATGGTAAATTATCTCGATATCAGCATTTGGGTAAAGCTGGTAGTCAAGCTTACATAGATGCCCTTGAGCAAATTACCCGTCGCGCTAAAATTGAAGCTTTAGATCGCTCCATTGAGTCTCTAAACCTTGGTTTGAAAGATTTAATCGAAGAAACCTCCAAATATCGTCAACAATAAAAGTTGGTTCGCGTTAATCATACGCGAACCAACTCCCCTTTTCCACATCCCGTGAAAAGTCAGAACGATAAACTTGTCCTCTGGGATGAGGAGGACGGGTTCTTCTACGATGCACTACAATTTCCAGATGGACATCATTTTCCGATGAAAGTGCGATCAATGGTTGGTTTAGTGCCTTTGTTTGCGATCGGAACCCTGGAACCAGAAACCCTCAAAAAACTCAGCGGATTTCGCAAACGAACCGATTGGTTTATTAAAAATCGCCCAGACCTGACAACTGGAATTGCCTGTATGCAAACTAAAGGCGAACACCAGCGCCGTTTACTAGCAATCTTAGATGGCAAGAAGCTAAAGCGCATCTTAGAGCGCATGTTAGATGAGCGCGAGTTTTTAAGTCCGTATGGCATTCGCTCTGTATCCAAATTTCATGCCGCTCATCCCTTCATCATGCACGTCAACGACCGAGAGTATCAGGTGGACTACGAACCGGCTGAATCCACAAACAACTTATTTGGTGGCAATTCCAACTGGCGCGGTCCAATTTGGTTGCCGATGAATTACTTGCTTATCGAAGCCCTACACCACTTTCATCAATACTTAGGAGATGACTACAAAGTAGAATGCCCAACTAATTCCGGACAATGGATGACGCTGAGGGAAGTGGCGATCGAGTTGTCAAAACGACTTGAAAGTATTTTTCAACAAAATGCCAACGGTCGGCGACCCGTCTACGGTTCCGTCGAGGTTTTTCAGACAAATCCTCATTGGCGAAATTTGCTCACCTTTAATGAGTACTTTCATGGCGACAATGGCGCTGGCTTAGGAGCAAGCCACCAAACTGGTTGGACAGGAGTGATTGCACAATTAATTCATCGGTGTGGTGAAAGTTTATTTTTCGAGTGAATCAACAGCGCGATCGCTGCGAAAGCGCAACTGGCGACAGCAGATGCCAAACATATACCGAAACTCCATTGTTAAACTGGGATTATCAATATAGAAGCATTATGATCAAACTATTTTACGCTCCGGGTACTTGTGCGCTTGCACCTCACATTGTTCTGGAATGGATCGGGGAACCTTACGAACTGCTTCATGTAAAACCGAGCGATCCAGAGTATCAAAAGATAAATCCATTGGGACAAGTGCCAGCGATGATCGATGGTGACAGTGGCGTGATGAACCAAGCCGATGCGCTGCTGAAATATTTGGCTCACAAATATCCAAATGCCAAGCTAGGTGATAATGGTACGCTACAGGATGCTTACGAACTCGATCGCTGGCTGGCATTTCTGACTGGCGATGTTCACCCTGCCTTTTTCCCTTTCTTTGCACCACAGCGCTACACCACCAATGATAGTGAGACAGATAGGCAATCCGTTAAACAAGCGTCATATCGTTTGATTGATCGCGTGTATCAGCATTTGGATAAACACCTGGAAAGCAAAGATTATCTAGTAGGCGATCGCCGCACAATTGCTGACCCATATACCTTTGCCATGACGCGTTGGGGCAACAACTTACCCAAATCCTTATCTGATTATCCTAATTTATACCGTTTTTATCAACATCTGCGTGAGGATACAGGTGTACAACGAGCAATGGAGCAACAGGGCATTCATTAAGCGCACTGAAAAATCTACGAGTCAATCTAAGCAATTGAAATGATACTCGCATCCGGCACAAATGAACTTTTCGCCACTTTACCTTAAATAGTTACAAAATAGTTGGCACTAAGGCTAAGGTTGGTGGAGCCTTGAATGATGGCAATTAATTCGGAACTACTTTCATTCAGGAACAAGGCTGTACCTGTAGCCAAGCCAGCAGGTACTAATCCCAAGGTATAGTTAGATTTAAAGCCAAATAGTTGGATCGTGTCTTCCGAGGCATTAAAGTCAGCAATTAAAGCATAGTCGCTAAGTCCAGAGGTGCTAGTATCACTATCGCTGTAGAAAACACCTACAGTAGCACCTAGGACAAAGCGATCGCTTCCAGTACCACCAGTCAAAGAGTCAAATTCACCAAAACCTTTTCCTGTTGCTGTATTGACTCCTGTCAACACATCATTACCTTCATCTCCAAACAGGCGATCGTTTCCAGTTCCACCGAAGACAGAATCGTTACCACGTCCACCATAGAGAAGATCTTTACCACTATCCCCAAACAGGGAATCATTACCATCACCACCTGTAATGTAGTCATTTCCAGCATTGCCGTGAATAGTATCACTGGCTGCACCACCTGCTTGTGTGTCGTTATTAGCAGTACCTAAAAGACTAAGAGCAACAACGCTTTGATTATTTTTAGTTTTGGCATCGTTCTGCCCAGTAAATCCAGCATTGACTAATGTGTTCAAGTTTAGAAGAATGCCATTAGGCTGGGTAAAGCTATTACCTTGGAGCAATTGTGTATAGAGAGTGTGGGCATAGCTATGATTACCAGCAAAATTCCACTGTCCGGGCTGAAATTGATCGTTCCAGTTAACATAGACATCCAAAGTAGCTAACCGAGCATCATAGCCCAAAGTCTCACTTGTATGCAAAGTTGTAACGCGAGTGGCATCAGTTGGATCTAGGCGATCGCTGGCTGCTTTGCCTTCAAAACTGGGGCCAGCCGCATCTAGTCCTACTATTTGAGCAATAGAACTTCCAGTAGATGCCCGATAAGCAGAACCAGTAAATCCGGCAACGTGCGCCCCCAAACTGTGGCCAATTAGGCTTGTGTAAGTAGGATCTACGCCATTGTTGATTAAGTAGGTAGCCAACTGATTACCGACATCGCGCGTTCTAGCAGCAGAAGTAGGATACCACCAAGAATTAGCTCCTTCTTCCCAATCTACTAAAATAATGTTGGAATTAGATTCGCGCTGTCGAATGTTTTGGGCTATGTTTCCTATCCAATCTGCGGGTTGGTAGTTATTACCTGCGTTGCCGGCAGTACTTTGATAACCATGAATAACCACGTATGTTGGTGCATCAGAAATAATGCGCCCCAAACGGTTAATAGAACCGTTACCCCAAACATTAAAGTTGACTTGAACCATATTAAAAAATCCTGTGGAAAAATTTTTGTTTTTTGGTTGGAAAATTGTTTAATGATAAAAATTTCGTTTATTTTATTACTTCGATATCTGCAATAGAATAAATGTCAGGTCAAAAATTATATCGTGTTCGGGTCAAGACTTATCATTAAGACCGCAGGGGGCAGGCTTCGACTTCGCTCAGCCTACGGGGAGCAGAGGGAGAAAGAGTTTTTAGATTTTTGCACAGATGCGGGATTCATAACTAATAAGCCGGATATGATATTATTTGGCGTTGTTAATTTGTTATGTATGAAGATAATTTCACCTAATTCTCAAAAACTTGTAGGGGCTTTCCGTCAAAGTTTAAATCAACAAAGTTTAGAAACTTAATTAATTTAAAAAACTAAATTTTAATACAACTGAGGTTAAAATAATTATTTAATCTTTTGGTAAAAATAAGGATAAATTTAACTTAAGATTAAAATAAATTTCCTTTACAATACCTTTGAGCGTTGTTGCGTGAATAGGGAAAAACCCTTACATAACAGAATGCTTTGTTGTGGCTACCTTAAACAAGTTCTCAACTCCACAGGCTATACGAAAACCAATATCCCGGAAGAAATTATACTCCCATTCTCGATACACATTGTTACGAGATGAACAACGGCACTCATCAGATGTAGTAATCCAGCTAACGCCTCGGATTATGGCATCGTCATCTTGATTATCCAACCAAGCAAGGAAAATGAATGCTGTCTGATTTTATTCCCCATCTGGTTTTAAAAAAATCAAACTATATTAACCAATTTAAAAAATAGCGTTGCTGCTTTTTTTATTGCTGTTCATGCGGCACGTCGGGACGCATGAGCAGATAAGATTCGTCTACTAATGTACGATAAACTCCTTTAATGTTAAGAGGTAGCCATTCGGAATACATAGGCAAATCGCGATAGTCGTCGAGCCGAATTTCTTGCTGAAGTGTGGCGAGATCTTTGCCTGCAAGTATGCCATCTCGGACAGAGTTATAAAGTGTCTCCAGATAATTAAGGTATCGCTTGATATCTTTCTTTTGACCTGTCGAGGCATGACCGCCTACAAATACATCGAAATCCATATCTAGCACTTCTTTAGTCGAAGCAATCATTCCTTGAATATCGTAACCTTGAAGATCCTTATAAGGCATTCGTCCTAGAACAATCCAATCCACCACATGCAAAACACCAGCAGGTTCAAACAGCATAGAAATTGAGCCACGTCCATTGTTTCTGCCGTGATAGCGCAAGCGCACAAGACTTTTACCGATATAAAGCACCATTTCATCTTCAAAAACAAGATTGGGAATCTGAGTCTTTGCTTTAGTGTGTACTAAATCTTCACGAGCCAGCCGATGAGAGACGAACTCAACGCCTTGTTCATCGAAAACTTCTCCACCGTAAACATGGTCAGGATGATTGTGACTATAAATGACAAAGCGAATGGGTTTATTAAAACGCTTGGCTAATTCCTGCTTCAGCCATGTAGCCGCTTGTTTACTTATAGGATCACTGACAACTATTCCCTTATCAGTCTCCATAAACACGGAACGATAATTTCCCGCTGTAAAACGGTAAACGTTACCACGAATATGATCGATTTGATAATTTTGCGCTATTGCTGGTTTGCCAATAGCAAAAAGTAGCAAAAAAACTCCCAGACTAAAAAGTGCAAGCTTTGTCTTGTAGTAATTTTTCATAAGTATCTTTTTAAGCATTTATACCACCAAAAATTTGCTGCCGATCCGCTTTTATCCGCCGTAGGCGATCGCTTTGAATAATTAATTGGGCTAGAAGCACCTGTCAATCACGATCACTGCCCAAAATTAACTGCGATCGCCAAAGTACTATGCAGTTCCAGAACGATTAGAGAGATTCCAAACTTAAGTGAAATAGAACGTCATAGCACCAGTGTCCTATAGGTTCTAAGAAACGACTCTGACGGCAACACGCTCCTTGAGTGGAACATTTTGAGTAAACCAAGGTTCACCCATTGAGCCGTACTGGGCGTATTCAAATAGTTCTTGAGTTTCTTGAGTTCCATTGATTCCAATCCATTGAAATTTTTTCTTGCAAGCTAGAGCAAATTCGTAAAAAGCCTTTAACTCATGTTCCTCAAATCCCGGATATCCGATCAACTCGTCGAAAACGATTATTGAACCTTGTGTGAGTTTTTCTCCTAAATAAGAGAAGATAGTTTTAGTTGATGAATAAAGATCGCAATCAATATGCAACAAAGAGATATACTCCTGGGTGTGAGCAGCAATAAACCGAGGAATAGTATCTTCAAAAAGACCTTTGATGAGAGTTGCATTGCTTTTGACTTGGGGTAATTCTGGTTGCTTAAAAGCTCCTTTAGGTAATCCAGGACGCCAATCAGATGGTAATCCCTCAAAACTGTCAAACCCGTAAACAGTTCCTTGTAACCGATACTCACAGATTAAATTTAGGGTGTGTCCGCTAGCAACACCAAACTCT contains the following coding sequences:
- a CDS encoding right-handed parallel beta-helix repeat-containing protein, translating into MLYIWTNVGVDPFVHVSAAEPLRKLAYNSSTLYYVSSNGSDSNPGTSDRPWQTINYAVSDKSPVKAGNTILVQPGTYTELITLSKSGSSELGNITLKANGKVILRDPDPINGGFREGVIQSANKSYWLIDGFRIENTSWAGIAVRNANNIIIQNNHTYETGASGIIVLPETYYGGGELEVSNKNIKILNNTIERANWRWLGNGYSDGTQEALTIWGVDGFEVANNTLTDGNREGMDIKVGSRNGSIHDNTVTRQALISGTPTRGYNGGPAIYVDGNRADVFNLSIYNNSVFGNIADAIVIADEVPSLGDVFNIQIYNNVIYGNGQLGVNGGTGIVVSGNVHNVEIVNNTIAKNVQAIVIDGTSFYGGYQSHDILVRNNILANNTYRNAFFANANNLTLDHNLFTDKFVNIYETGNEIKNLSHWNNTKVASIGFVNLNSNNFHLTSNSPAIDIGSFEIGKYAQLDKDGRLRNRNNGTDVGAYVYSIKTVK
- a CDS encoding glucose 1-dehydrogenase; translation: MKLDGKVALVTGSSQGIGQAIAIRLAQDGASVVINYRSHPEGAQETLNQVQAAGGKCHMAQSDVGATIQADLGQVSEVQRLISESVERFGQVDILVNNAGLEKRADFWDVSEEDYDKVTDVNLKGVFFAAQAFVKHLKQTNRPGKIINISSVHEELPFPHFTTYCISKGGVKMMMRNLAVELGPLGITINNVAPGAIATPINKDLLEDKEKLNAVLKNIPLGRLGKPEDVSNLVAFLASSDADYITGSTFYVDGGLLWNYQEQ
- a CDS encoding nuclear transport factor 2 family protein → MKTDKLRINQLSPQNYEWYLAYLQAIDTKNLELYSSFLTEDCVMLSNNHPPVRGKEAIIPFLSNYWTTFDSLEHDLLNIYGSDLFFVLEALNHYKRQDGEAVTLRAVAFTDRNAAGLVTSVRFYTDTTQLFS
- a CDS encoding IS4 family transposase; translation: MKILEKNLYEECNFGDKRLTQRAAFIGELLSVKYGQPLSKIFKTASDLKRGYEFFSNPKTNFEKLTQPYFKQTAQEINGAPVVLAVGDTTFLDYKKILDKREEYGPIGNGGNGLILHSCLAIEPDFGQPLGLLWEKLWHREHKASQPINESQEAKKERLKKERKAKRNKEFKEKESYRWVEAFSKIEKQFSTLEIPLGGLSSKIIHVFDREGDIAEVFAQISQTKNAGVIVRAAHNRCLEGENEHLWSYVTSTAVKFVKDVGLAETKKRNARTATLEVRYCPVSISSPTRLKNQGSFHVYAVYAREINCPENCEPVEWMLLTTESVDSEQSAAQILRWYTYRWRVEEYHKILKSGCKAESYRLAGESMSTMLGFLTVIAAQLLRMTYLHRNCPHLDASVVLTQVQMDVLLASSPPKFKKDIEFTVDWAIRAIARLGGYLEHRKNSAIGIQVLWRGWLELETLCQGWLLHQNLK
- a CDS encoding MGH1-like glycoside hydrolase domain-containing protein encodes the protein MKSQNDKLVLWDEEDGFFYDALQFPDGHHFPMKVRSMVGLVPLFAIGTLEPETLKKLSGFRKRTDWFIKNRPDLTTGIACMQTKGEHQRRLLAILDGKKLKRILERMLDEREFLSPYGIRSVSKFHAAHPFIMHVNDREYQVDYEPAESTNNLFGGNSNWRGPIWLPMNYLLIEALHHFHQYLGDDYKVECPTNSGQWMTLREVAIELSKRLESIFQQNANGRRPVYGSVEVFQTNPHWRNLLTFNEYFHGDNGAGLGASHQTGWTGVIAQLIHRCGESLFFE
- a CDS encoding glutathione S-transferase family protein, encoding MIKLFYAPGTCALAPHIVLEWIGEPYELLHVKPSDPEYQKINPLGQVPAMIDGDSGVMNQADALLKYLAHKYPNAKLGDNGTLQDAYELDRWLAFLTGDVHPAFFPFFAPQRYTTNDSETDRQSVKQASYRLIDRVYQHLDKHLESKDYLVGDRRTIADPYTFAMTRWGNNLPKSLSDYPNLYRFYQHLREDTGVQRAMEQQGIH
- a CDS encoding MBL fold metallo-hydrolase, giving the protein MLLFAIGKPAIAQNYQIDHIRGNVYRFTAGNYRSVFMETDKGIVVSDPISKQAATWLKQELAKRFNKPIRFVIYSHNHPDHVYGGEVFDEQGVEFVSHRLAREDLVHTKAKTQIPNLVFEDEMVLYIGKSLVRLRYHGRNNGRGSISMLFEPAGVLHVVDWIVLGRMPYKDLQGYDIQGMIASTKEVLDMDFDVFVGGHASTGQKKDIKRYLNYLETLYNSVRDGILAGKDLATLQQEIRLDDYRDLPMYSEWLPLNIKGVYRTLVDESYLLMRPDVPHEQQ
- a CDS encoding class I SAM-dependent methyltransferase, whose product is MENIINFHQDFNRFVEDSCYVLPQMQLPISPLQYVLQEKLVNQDGLWLEFGVASGHTLNLICEYRLQGTVYGFDSFEGLPSDWRPGLPKGAFKQPELPQVKSNATLIKGLFEDTIPRFIAAHTQEYISLLHIDCDLYSSTKTIFSYLGEKLTQGSIIVFDELIGYPGFEEHELKAFYEFALACKKKFQWIGINGTQETQELFEYAQYGSMGEPWFTQNVPLKERVAVRVVS